A portion of the Aerosakkonema funiforme FACHB-1375 genome contains these proteins:
- a CDS encoding replication restart DNA helicase PriA, whose translation MQTVQKIRCPNCGNHGERHYLSISKLISTQCHACDYLMVTCSQTGKVIEAYAPGRYARR comes from the coding sequence ATGCAAACAGTACAAAAGATCCGCTGCCCCAACTGTGGCAATCACGGAGAACGTCACTACCTTTCTATCAGTAAACTTATCTCAACTCAATGTCATGCTTGCGATTATTTGATGGTGACTTGTTCTCAAACTGGAAAAGTGATCGAGGCTTACGCGCCAGGTAGATATGCCCGCCGATAG